From Dermochelys coriacea isolate rDerCor1 chromosome 8, rDerCor1.pri.v4, whole genome shotgun sequence, the proteins below share one genomic window:
- the WDR55 gene encoding WD repeat-containing protein 55 encodes MQEEENAGHMQADLEQEELEPRLRDTPEDISFEAAANTIAFHPSQDILAAGDVDGDVYVYSYSCLEGGNRELWSSGHHLKSCREVSFSHDGQKLFTVSKDKSIHILNVEEGRLVTRFSKAHSSALNSLLVIDDHLFATGDDGGMLKVWDLRKGTAIMEMRQHEEYISSMAIDENKKLLLTTSGDGTMGVFNIKRRRFELLSEPQSGDLTSIALMKRGKKVVCGSSEGTIYLFNWDGFGATSDRFAVKAESVDCMVPVTENVLCTGSIDGVIRAVNILPNRVIGSVGQHLGEPIEQLAKSHTGQLLASTGHDQKVKFWDISSLCSMVVDDYRKRKKSGQLKALSCKALGGREDFFADMREVAEAPKEEQEEESDSDDSE; translated from the exons aTGCAGGAGGAGGAAAATGCAGGGCATATGCAG GCAGATCTggagcaggaggagctggagcccagactccgAGACACCCCAGAGGACATCTCCTTTGAAGCTGCTGCCAACACCATTGCCTTCCACCCCAGCCAGGACATCCTTGCAGCCGGCGATGTGGATGGTGATGTCTATGT GTATTCGTACTCTTGCCTGGAGGGTGGGAACCGGGAGCTCTGGTCCTCAGGACATCACCTGAAATCCTGCCGGGAAGTGTCCTTTTCCCACGATGGACAGA AGCTCTTCACCGTGTCCAAAGATAAATCCATCCACATCCTGAACGTGGAGGAGGGCCGATTGGTGACACGCTTCTCCAAGGCTCACAG CTCGGCCCTGAACAGCCTGCTGGTGATAGACGACCACCTCTTTGCCACGGGAGACGATGGTGGGATGCTGAAGGTGTGGGACCTCCGCAAAGGCACAGCCATCATGGAGATGCGGCAGCATGAGGAGTACATCAGCAGCATGGCCATAGACGAGAACAAGAAGCTCCTGCTCACCACCAG TGGCGATGGAACCATGGGTGTCTTCAACATCAAGAGACGGCGCTTTGAGCTGCTCTCAGAGCCTCAGAGTGGAGACCTGACGTCCATCGCTCTGATGAAG AGGGGGAAGAAAGTGGTGTGTGGCTCTAGCGAGGGGACCATTTATCTCTTCAACTGGGATGGTTTTGGTGCCACAAGCGACCGCTTTGCAGTGAAGGCCGAGTCCGTCGACTGCATGGTCCCTGTCACGGAGAATGTCCTGTGCACGGGTTCCATTGATGGAGTCATCAG GGCGGTGAATATCTTACCTAATCGGGTGATAGGCAGCGTTGGGCAGCACCTGGGGGAACCCATTGAACAGCTGGCCAAGTCCCACACTGGTCAGCTGCTGGCCAGCACTGGCCATGACCAGAAGGTGAAGTTCTGGGACATCTCATCACTCTGCTCCATGGTGGTGGATGATTACCggaagaggaagaagagtggGCAGCTGAAGGCCCTGAGCTGCAAAGCCTTGGGCGGCAGAGAGGACTTCTTTGCCGACATGAGAGAGGTGGCAGAGGCCCcgaaggaggagcaggaggaggagagcgaCAGCGATGACAGTGAATGA